The following coding sequences are from one Candidatus Rokuibacteriota bacterium window:
- a CDS encoding tetratricopeptide repeat protein, with amino-acid sequence MRATAVRGIGVFLLVLSVMLGADEPSADLPDEARRLLEAGESAFDAEALGRARSLFDQLARSGVPSPSVPYYQARVALALVGIHAWRKETDRALGEIDQAIASARTAIQQLPQHSDAHRILGEAYGRLISLKGGMTGVLYGRRSYNELALALKLDPDNPRAALAMGIWKLRTPKLFGGDPDEAVRHFQKAIQLEAASVQARVWLGIALRERGQRAEAREVLERAVALQPQNVWARSELDRLR; translated from the coding sequence GTGAGGGCGACGGCCGTGCGGGGAATCGGGGTCTTCCTGCTGGTGCTTTCGGTCATGCTCGGCGCTGATGAACCGTCGGCGGACCTTCCGGACGAGGCCCGCCGGTTGCTCGAGGCCGGCGAGTCGGCCTTTGACGCCGAGGCGCTGGGGAGGGCCCGAAGCCTATTCGATCAGCTTGCCCGCTCGGGGGTCCCGTCTCCCTCCGTTCCCTACTACCAGGCCAGGGTCGCCCTCGCCCTGGTCGGCATCCACGCGTGGCGCAAGGAAACGGACAGGGCCCTCGGCGAGATCGACCAGGCCATCGCTTCGGCCAGGACTGCCATCCAGCAGCTCCCTCAACACTCCGACGCTCACCGGATCCTCGGTGAGGCCTACGGGCGGCTTATCAGCCTCAAGGGCGGGATGACCGGGGTGCTGTACGGTCGGCGATCCTACAACGAGCTCGCCCTGGCCCTGAAGCTCGATCCCGACAACCCGCGCGCCGCCCTGGCCATGGGGATCTGGAAGCTCCGGACCCCGAAGCTCTTCGGGGGAGATCCCGACGAGGCGGTCCGGCATTTCCAGAAGGCGATCCAGCTCGAGGCCGCGAGCGTTCAGGCCCGGGTCTGGCTCGGGATCGCGCTGAGAGAGCGGGGGCAGCGGGCGGAAGCCCGTGAGGTTCTCGAGCGAGCCGTGGCACTCCAGCCACAAAACGTCTGGGCTCGGAGCGAGCTGGACCGGCTTCGCTGA